In Cryptococcus gattii WM276 chromosome A, complete sequence, one genomic interval encodes:
- a CDS encoding Helicase, putative (Similar to TIGR gene model, INSD accession AAW41196.1) encodes MSGFPSLNSGITAAWNTNPVPQKKRARRAIPLNDISATDTPADSPAASPTPTPPATRRKRPRPDPSAIAAKYAPPDLDLGSLGGLQPQITQLLEIVALALFHPEIYLHTGVPRPKGVLLHGVPGGGKTQLVKCLAGEMKLPFISVSAPSIVSGMSGESEKTLRDTFDEAKKIAPCILFLDEVDAITPKRENAQREMERRIVAQLLTCMDDLAASEEPVIIIGATNRPDSLDPALRRAGRFDHEIEMGVPSQEGREQILKVLCSKLRLSGDVDFRQLAKATPGYIGADLTALTTEAGVFAVKRIFNRSIGNGLITNTSAGEEEIPEPDGAGIEAMMIDDRDTPFANLPEDVKKTPIAKFLMSHPTALTSDQLSTISLTPADFLAALKIVQPSAKREGFATIPDVTWSDIGALSQTRDELHMAIVQPIRHPELFSVVGIDAPSGVLLWGPPGCGKTLLAKAVANESRANFISVKGPELLNKYVGESERAVRQVFARARSSSPCVIFFDELDALVPRRDDSMSESSARVVNTLLTELDGLDARKAVYVIGATNRPDMIDPAMVRPGRLDKLLYVDLPSPSERFEILKTHTKKTPINEDSWGNIKEIVTSDKCDGFSGADIAALVREAATLALRAALESIGAFETPAEAEPEGVERKTDSVKVTAEHFARAAQKTLPSVSREQRLKYERMRDKYAGVPTRGRKQREAEAAAAAAASSSAGNAGGAAGAEAKVEGEGMDVDEMGGARGGVKEKAFIA; translated from the exons ATGAGCGGGTTTCCCTCTCTCAATTCGGGCATCACCGCAGCCTGGAACACGAACCCCGTCCcacagaagaagagggcGCGCAGGGCGATCCCCCTCAACGACATTTCCGCCACAGATACTCCCGCCGACTCCCCTGCCGCCTCC CCTACGCCCACGCCCCCCGCCacgaggaggaagagacCACGCCCCGACCCATCTGCCATCGCTGCAAAGTATGCGCCGCCCGACCTCGACCTCGGCTCCCTCGGTGGGCTCCAGCCGCAGATCACCCAGTTACTTGAAATCGTCGCTCTCGCCCTTTTCCACCCGGAGATCTACTTGCATACGGGTGTCCCCAGACCGAAGGGTGTGCTGCTGCATGGTGTGCCAGGTGGTGGTAAGACACAGCTGGTCAAGTGCTTGGCAGGT GAGATGAAATTGCCGTTCATCTCGGTATCCGCACCGTCCATAGTATCCGGCATGTCGGGCGAGTCTGAAAAGACGTTGAGAGATACATTCGATGAAGCCAAg AAAATCGCACCGTGTATCCTCTTCCTGGATGAAGTCGACGCCATCACCCCCAAACGTGAAAATGCTCAACGGGAGATGGAACGCCGTATCGTCGCTCAGCTCTTGACATGTATGGATGACCTCGCGGCGAGCGAAGAGCCCGTCATCATCATTGGTGCGACGAACCGGCCTGATTCGTTGGATCCAGCGCTGCGACGAGCGGGACGGTTTGATCATGAGATTGAAATGGGTGTGCCGTCACAAGAGGGTCGAGAGCA AATTCTCAAGGTGCTTTGCTCCAAGCTGCGTCTCTCGGGCGACGTCGATTTCCGGCAACTCGCCAAGGCTACCCCAGGCTACATTGGCGCAGACCTTACCGCTCTTACCACCGAAGCAGGTGTCTTTGCCGTCAAGCGCATCTTTAATCGCAGTATAGGCAATGGTCTCATTACCAATACCAGTGcaggtgaagaagagatccCGGAACCCGATGGCGCAGGTATAGAAGCCATGATGATTGACGACCGCGATACACCTTTTGCCAACCTGCCCGAGGACGTCAAGAAGACTCCCATCGCCAAATTCCTCATGTCCCACCCAACCGCCTTGACTTCCGACCAACTCTCTACCATCTCCCTCACCCCTGCCGATTTCCTTGCCGCCCTGAAAATTGTCCAGCCTTCCGCCAAACGTGAAGGGTTCGCCACCATCCCCGACGTCACCTGGTCGGATATCGGTGCGCTCAGTCAAACTCGGGATGAACTGCACATGGCTATCGTGCAGCCTATACGGCACCCGGAACTGTTTAGCGTAGTGGGGATTGATGCGCCAAGTGGTGTCTTGCTTTGGGGACCGCCGGGTTGTGGTAAAACACTTTTAGCCAAGGCAGTCGCGAATGAGAGTCGAGCAAATTTTATCTCTGTCAAGGGCCCAGAGCTGCTCAATAAG TATGTTGGTGAGAGTGAGAGAGCTGTGAGACAAGTGTTTGCCCGTGCTCGAtcgtcttctccttgtGTCATTTTCTTTGACGAACTGGACGCTCTTGTGCCTCGTCGAGACGATTCCATG TCTGAATCCTCAGCAAGAGTAGTCAACACGCTTCTTACCGAACTCGATGGTCTCGACGCTCGTAAAGCCGTCTACGTCATTGGCGCTACTAACCGTCCCGACATGATTGACCCCGCCATGGTCCGACCCGGTCGTCTGGACAAGCTCCTCTACGTTGACTTGCCTTCACCTTCTGAACGTTTCGAAATCCTCAAAACGCACACCAAGAAGACGCCTATCAACGAGGATTCATGGGGAAATATCAAGGAAATTGTCACTTCCGACAAGTGCGATGGCTTTTCCGGTGCAGACATTGCTGCGCTCGTTAGGGAAGCGGCTACGCTCGCACTTCGAGCCGCTTTGGAGAGTATAGGCGCATTCGAAACGCCAGCAGAGGCCGAGCCAGAAGGGGTCGAGCGAAAGACGGATTCTGTCAAAGTCACAGCCGAACATTTCGCCCGTGCGGCACAAAAGACATTACCAAGTGTGTCGCGAGAGCAAAGGTTGAAATAtgagaggatgagggaCAAGTACGCGGGTGTACCTACCAGGGGAAGGAAACAGCGAGAGGCCgaagctgctgctgctgctgccgcatcttcttctgccgGAAATGCTGGTGGTGCAGCCGGAGCGGAGGCCAAggtggaaggagaagggatgGATGTTGATGAGATGGGTGGGGCAAGAGGTGGTGTGAAAGAAAAGGCATTTATCGCATAG
- a CDS encoding Hypothetical protein (Similar to TIGR gene model, INSD accession AAW41194.1; CNA06960): protein MSASPTSPARTPTPTSAKPTVVPPLPPAEPASPPTPSARSPSLPAATASPLNASPTSQPPIIHPDSQTQPDANPKVFELHAMFPTVELSVIELVLETCGGSTDRAIEQLLAMSDPNFKPDELKVAKQDHQVDLDAEFARSLQLQDEEEYRTSRSRYEAAHGSANSTMSQGELPYQPRVRRSRPSQPQGFSQPEVDSRFVEYESRKDGENPPGMLYMEERLEKLAEAGKQTFNSFLSRAKQKYSEFQAAQAQRSSAQGYGGGQGQRQEYDYSGYGSAAPGGGRGGEQSRGHSFGSNARSHSPSISGTESISSQSTADPTPPQSRRPTQSQAPVSQQSKRWQPSDAYDDPLPPRSTSVPHQIEVAPSRTNVGSPDKGKIDPAKLGILPKKRVDLMSTSPSASSHLKSENKSDDDDPNPSLPNGSLMSRIPPTPPAETTMYKLEDSDDDELEYTKNPFDEK, encoded by the exons ATGTCAGCCTCGCCAACATCCCCAGCAAGGACACCTACCCCAACCTCAGCGAAGCCCACCGTGGTACCACCTCTTCCGCCTGCCGAACCAGCTTCGCCTCCCACCCCTTCCGCCAGATCGCCCTCACTCCCTGCAGCCACTGCATCTCCCCTTAACGCATCTCCTACTTCTCAGCCTCCCATAATCCACCCGGACTCCCAGACCCAGCCCGATGCTAACCCCAAAGTGTTCGAGCTACATGCCATGTTTCCTACAGTCGAGCTTTCGGTGATTGAACTCGTGCTCGAGACATGTGGAGGGTCCACTGATAGGGCAATCGAGCAATTGTTGGCTATGAGTGATCCAAACTTCAAGCCAGATGAACTCAAGGTAGCTAAACAGGAC CACCAAGTGGACCTCGATGCAGAGTTTGCGCGGTCACTCCAGCTCcaggatgaagaagagtatCGAACGTCTCGAAGCCGTTATGAGGCGGCACACGGTTCTGCCAACTCTACCATGTCCCAAGGGGAGCTGCCTTATCAGCCCCGTGTCCGTCGGTCCCGTCCGTCTCAACCGCAGGGGTTTTCTCAGCCTGAAGTTGATAGTAGATTTGTAGAGTACGAGAGTAGGAAAGACGGAGAGAACCCTCCGGGCATGCTTTACATGGAAGAAAGGCTAGAGAAACTTGCCGAAG CCGGCAAGCAGACCTTCAACTCTTTTTTATCTCGAGCTAAGCAAAAGTACTCAGAGTTCCAAGCTGCCCAGGCTCAGAGATCTAGTGCACAAGGATATGGCGGAGGTCAAGGACAAAGACAAGAGTATGATTATAGCGGGTATGGTAGTGCTGCTCCCGGGGGTGGCCGGGGCGGCGAGCAGAGCAGGGGTCACAGCTTTGGCAGTAATGCCAGATC ACATTCCCCTAGTATAAGCGGTACGGAAAGTATATCTTCTCAAAGCACCGCCGATCCTACGCCACCTCAGTCACGACGCCCGACTCAAAGTCAGGCGCCCGTCAGCCAGCAGTCGAAGAGATGGCAACCCTCTGATGCCTATG ACGACCCTCTGCCCCCTCGTAGCACTTCCGTCCCTCATCAGATAGAAGTCGCACCCTCTCGAACTAATGTCGGCAGTCCAGACAAAGGAAAGATTGACCCTG CCAAGTTGGGTATTCTCCCAAAGAAGCGTGTGGATCTCATGTCCACATCTCCTTCAGCCTCTTCGCACCTGAAATCAGAGAACAAGAGTGATGACGACGACCCTAACCCTTCCTTACCCAACGGAAGCCTTATGAGCAGAATTCCCCCTACGCCTCCTGCAGAGACCACTATGTACAAGTTGGAGGATAGTGACGATGATGAGTTGGAGTACACCAA GAATCCATTTGACGAGAAGTGA
- a CDS encoding Hypothetical protein (Similar to TIGR gene model, INSD accession AAW41192.1; CNA06940), with product MLTNLVGRRCKFVLSTEDVSRAILIDPIFRRNILTLKKSGLPLVAGGPAPVTGRETQPSVLWVSPSLLSVSGGSQRTERKGTSLPQDLSLHKCGLGKHESLVLGRNRGWDALVFAILYPVTWGSLKEQFGRKSRIGASLKYIKGSKKGKYVQP from the exons ATG CTGACTAATTTGGTAGGGCGGCGGTGTAAGTTTGTTTTATCGACTGAAGACGTTTCTCGAGCTATACTGATCGATCCAATCTTCAGGCGCAATATCCTTACCCTAAAGAAGTCTGGACTCCCTCTGGTGGCTGGTGGTCCCGCCCCAGTAACTGGAAGGGAAACACAGCCATCTGTATTGTGGGTATCACCATCGCTACTTTCGGTGTCTGGAGGCTCTCAGCGAACAGAGAGGAAAGGCACGTCGCTCCCACAAGACCTATCCCTTCACAAATG TGGTCTCGGCAAGCACGAGAGCTTGGTGTTAGGCAGGAATAGAGGATGGGATGCATTA GTTTTTGCCATTCTGTATCCAGTGACTTGGGGATCTTTGAAAGAACAATTTGGCAGAAAATCACGAATAGGTGCATCCTTGAAGTACATAAAAGGCTCAAAAAAGGGCAAATACGTACAGCCATAG
- a CDS encoding Chromatin assembly complex protein, putative (Similar to TIGR gene model, INSD accession AAW41195.1), which produces MRPKVLEIAWHETQAVYSCDFQPLPLPQLKRLLAASTTSESEEDKDKIEKGSSTAATAAGGRQYRLATAGGDSKVRIWMVYPNIPSISPSTYAALTGQEYTPHPPRVEYLATLSKHTAPVNVVRFSPNGQILASAGDDGNVILWVPSDRPSVTFGETSEDLPDKEHWRLQKMLQVTTKHVYDLSWSPDGDYLIAGSTDNTATIWKAVTGECVFALREHMHNVQGVSWDPLNEYIATQSSDRAVHVNTFTTRNGIPEVHPVSRSTRMEIRHSRTPSISSTSRPSIVRRGSTTSEAGSVITTASDFPEATLPSHAPALAGVSSSATTVTPSVSVPSTPQAAPAPMNPPPATSNRPCSRRSSFSGSQAAASPALSAGAFSHLARSARSPSPIPPLPAIRAPPASTINQRLYGEEGATRFFRRLTFSPDGSLLLTPAGQIEDQVYKESPLLGTKNVFQDTSDPSPSSSSSVPRPKNVETGKPTAYIYSRANLARSPIAHLPGHKTSSVAIRFSPVFYDLRQNGHLSAEPKHVNFDKHDTLPVHVSLHMPPPPAPSGSKEKEREKEKDGDKVLGSVFALPYRLLYAVACQDSVLLYDTQQAGPVAIFKGLHYAGFTDVAWSPDGQCLFLSSADGYCSIVIFDLGELGTVHPTQQHHRQLQAIAQSHNNGISTPLPPSLTHRDSIHSSYSQSGASATGHSPAVSHVARQSPAPGAARSEREGSTASSVAGASGSVSASLLSASNAGVGAKAPPSSASSVTVTDQVLPTPTPSDTEGPTAGVELSVALAVNHEGDAKKREEGASEMTQAEAPKKKRRVALTHLGSER; this is translated from the exons ATGAGACCCAAGGTTCTCGAGATTGC CTGGCACGAAACACAGGCGGTCTATTCGTGCGACTTCCAGCCACTTCCGCTCCCGCAATTGAAACGTCTCTTGGCGGCTTCCACAACCAGCGAGAGCgaagaggacaaggatAAGATCGAGAAAGGAAGCTCCACGGCAGCTACTGCAGCTGGAGGAAGACAATACAGACTGGCAACTGCTGGTGGTGACTCCAAAGTCCGG ATATGGATGGTTTATCCCAACATCCCTTCCATATCCCCGTCCACCTATGCCGCTCTCACAGGGCAAGAATATACGCCACATCCACCACGAGTGGAATACCTTGCGACACTGTCGAAACACACTGCCCCCGTTAATGTCGTCAGGTTTAGTCCCAACGGGCAAATACTTGCTTCTGCTGGTGATG ACGGAAACGTTATCCTCTGGGTACCCAGCGACAGACCAAGCGTCACTTTTGGAGAGACTTCAGAGGATCTGCCAGACAAGGAGCATTGGAGATTACAAAAAATGCTTCA GGTGACCACAAAACATGTATACGACTTGTCATGGTCTCCTGATGGAGACTATCTCATCGCGGGGTCGACCGACAACACTGCGACAATATGGAAGGCTGTCACCG GTGAATGTGTGTTTGCACTTCGGGAACATATGCACAACGTGCAAGGTGTCTCTTGGGACCCTCTGAACGAATACATTGCTACCCAAAGCAGTGACCGTGCCGTACACGTCAACACATTTACTACTCGTAACGGTATTCCCGAAGTTCACCCTGTCTCTCGTTCAACGCGGATGGAGATCCGTCACTCCCGGACaccttccatctcctcgACGTCTAGGCCCAGTATAGTTCGTAGAGGATCTACTACTTCTGAAGCTGGTTCAGTAATCACTACTGCCTCTGATTTCCCCGAGGCTACTTTGCCTTCTCATGCACCAGCCTTGGCCGGTGTGAGCTCTAGCGCTACTACAGTTACCCCTTCAGTGTCTGTGCCCTCCACCCCGCAAGCTGCTCCTGCACCCATGAACCCTCCTCCAGCCACTTCAAACCGCCCCTGCTCTAGACGGTCTTCCTTCTCAGGATCACAAGCTGCTGCTTCCCCAGCTCTCAGCGCTGGAGCTTTCAGTCATCTCGCACGCAGTGCTCGATCACCTTCACCTATCCCTCCTTTACCCGCCATCCGGGCACCTCCGGCCTCGACAATCAATCAGCGTCTCTATGGGGAAGAGGGCGCGACAAGATTCTTCAGACGATTGACATTCTCTCCTGATGGCTCCCTGCTCCTCACTCCTGCGGGGCAAATTGAGGATCAAGTGTACAAGGAATCTCCCCTGCTTGGCACTAAGAATGTCTTCCAGGATACATCCGATCCgtcaccatcatcatcatcttctgtCCCTCGACCGAAAAACGTTGAGACGGGGAAGCCCACAGCATACATTTACTCTCGAGCCAACCTCGCTCGATCTCCGATTGCCCATTTACCGGGCCACAAAACGTCTAGTGTTGCCATTCGTTTCTCTCCCGTGTTCTATGACCTGCGCCAAAACGGACATTTATCTGCCGAGCCCAAACATGTCAATTTCGACAAGCATGATACTCTGCCAGTGCACGTGAGCTTGCATATGCCCCCACCGCCCGCTCCTTCAGGTTcaaaggaaaaggagagggaaaaggaaaaggacGGAGACAAGGTGTTGGGAAGTGTGTTTGCTTTACCGTACAGGCTTCTGTACGCGGTGGCATGCCAAGATTCGGTTCTGCTCTACGATACACAACAAGCTGGGCCTGTAGCCATCTTCAAGGGATTACACTATGCTGGATTCACTGATGTCGCTTG GTCACCGGACGGACAAtgtctcttcctctcatCAGCAGACGGTTACTGCTCCATCGTCATCTTTGACCTTGGCGAGCTCGGAACTGTTCACCCTACCCAACAACACCACCGCCAACTGCAGGCCATCGCCCAGTCCCACAACAACGGTATTTCCACCCCTCTCCCACCATCACTTACTCACCGTGACTCTATCCATTCATCATATTCCCAGTCGGGCGCTTCCGCCACAGGTCATAGTCCCGCGGTGAGCCATGTGGCGAGACAGAGCCCAGCACCTGGAGCGGCAAGGAGTGAGCGAGAAGGTTCAACAGCTAGTAGCGTGGCTGGTGCCAGCGGGTCAGTCTCTGCGTCTTTACTATCAGCTTCCAATGCTGGAGTCGGTGCCAAAGCGCCCCCAAGCTCAGCGAGCTCTGTGACAGTGACCGACCAAGTACTGCCAACACCAACACCTAGTGATACCGAAGGACCAACGGCTGGGGTTGAATTGAGTGTTGCCCTTGCCGTGAACCATGAAGGGGATGCCAAGAAGCGTGAAGAAGGAGCGAGCGAGATGACACAGGCGGAGGCACcgaaaaagaagaggagggtTGCGTTGACACATTTGGGATCGGAGCGATAA
- a CDS encoding Capsular associated protein (Similar to TIGR gene model, INSD accession AAW41198.1), which yields MKPVGSLSLGRKLPSAGSLLVGILVGLLVASLLRRGDSNTEAWRGSGVNKLRPNPVSGSSRLQRSQIMLPSLEQRLHILDLISSLSAHHTKECLRNPQPLYVEQVKERYAPLVGYKQSWSNAGWLRRLFGGSDSHSTMASITGNDRMDTIKRDLQARQHKYFFAINLYNSFDVIPDIFATLFRAAAILGYHNVFVSIYENGSNDQTKALLKIFDALARTVGLRIIIRTSMRTRGLFNHRIEYLAEVRNAAMLPLHELRDNDGEVFDSVVFMNDILPCVDDLLELIWQSRRQNAGITCAADYMYHDDIGAPVFYDNWVARDINGTALENAPFEQIFHHTESNHRFQRHLPIQVQSCWNGIAVLDPTPFYEPPHVRFRMANLAQGECSASECSLICNDYFNAGYGRIIMVPRVKLAYDRKVWDIIHPERRNLTAIRGYKRIGGLPDDPHSDPQDRSWYGPHDRLFTPEETEELEFVPGPEYVWCWGWDGAGDLDGPDVDPIWEHMQPRSYSEEAIQIKHYRNMPGW from the exons ATGAAACCCGTGGGATCGCTGTCGCTGGGCAGAAAGCTGCCGTCGGCGGGATCGCTGCTCGTCGGCATCCTCGTCGGGCTTCTCGTCGCCTCG CTGCTGCGCCGTGGAGAT TCCAACACCGAGGCATGGCGCGGCAGCGGTGTGAACAAGCTGCGGCCCAACCCCGTCTCCGGCTCCTCCCGTCTGCAGCGCTCCCAGATCATGCTCCCCTCGCTCGAGCAGCGTCTCCATATCCTCGACCTCATCAGCTCCCTCTCCGCCCACCACACCAAGGAATGTCTCCGCAACCCACAACCCCTCTACGTCGAGCAGGTCAAGGAACGGTATGCGCCCCTTGTAGGCTACAAGCAGTCGTGGTCCAACGCCGGCTGGCTGCGCAGGCTGTTTGGCGGCTCAGACTCCCACTCCACCATGGCCTCAATCACGGGGAACGATCGGATGGACACCATCAAGAGGGATCTCCAGGCGAGGCAGCACAAGTACTTTTTCGCCATCAACTTGTACAACTCGTTTGACGTTATCCCTGATATCTTTGCAACCCTCTTCCGCGCAGCCGCCATCTTGGGATACCACAATGTCTTTGTCTCCATCTACGAAAACGGTTCCAACGACCAGACAAAGGCGCTCTTGAAGATTTTCGATGCCCTCGCGCGCACCGTCGGTCTCAGGATCATCATCCGAACATCGATGCGTACCCGTGGTCTGTTCAACCACCGTATCGAATACCTCGCCGAAGTCCGAAACGCCGCCATGCTGCCCCTCCACGAACTCCGTGACAATGACGGCGAGGTCTTTGACTCGGTCGTCTTCATGAACGATATCTTGCCCTGTGTCGACGACTTGCTCGAGCTGATCTGGCAGAGTAGGAGACAGAATGCGGGCATCACTTGTGCAGCGGATTACATGTACCATGACGATATC GGCGCACCGGTGTTCTACGACAACTGGGTCGCCCGTGATATTAACGGTACCGCGCTGGAGAATGCGCCTTTTGAACAAATCTTCCACCACACGGAATCCAACCACCGATTCCAGCGACACTTGCCCATCCAAG TCCAATCATGCTGGAACGGTATTGCCGTGCTGGATCCCACTCCGTTCTACGAACCTCCTCACGTCAGGTTCCGAATGGCCAACTTGGCTCAAGGCGAATGCTCTGCCAGTGAATGTTCTCTTATCTGCA ACGACTACTTTAACGCCGGGTACGGACGTATCATCATGGTTCCCCGAGTCAAACTCGCGTACGATCGAAAAGTCTGGGACATTATCCACCCCGAACGACGAAACCTGACCGCTATCAGGGGATACAAGCGGATCGGCGGTCTGCCCGACGATCCTCACTCGGATCCGCAGGATAGGAGCTGGTACGGCCCGCACGATAGGTTGTTCACCCCTGAAGAAACGGAGGAATTGGAGTTTGTCCCCGGACCAGAGTACG TGTGGTGCTGGGGTTGGGACGGTGCGGGTGATCTTGATGGACCGGATGTGGACCCTATTTGGGAACACATGCAACCTAGGTCATACTCGGAAGAAGCTATCCAGATCAAACATTACCGAAATATGCCTGGGTGGTAG
- a CDS encoding Hypothetical Protein (Similar to TIGR gene model, INSD accession AAW41191.1): MDSLEKAALDGSLFAGPAPPSPTRSASTASPLNTDDELGSDLEDSPNQSTFEDDHQEGSGKNSNSFLGKSRRSTKGKAQEQVKQRMEHDGHHTGVKGVIDDRKMHDSNAAAQKQSQATARAIGLQRKALVGLTIHEEAELVAKDKKEDVGEDSELENWRKKRRDQLQREKIMQQEDESQWDRQRQGDFAYGEWNAEMGIRRGALREISEHNFVESVEREGWAIVLIYEPGIPQCNALSASLLHLSLNLPVSLSIALYRARASAIAFSLLPASSSATTSLVIDDEFQVKEVMDEEPKRLPDPDVLPSLLAYKDGELEKTWIRVDWDISEDGVEGLLRREGILPPISKLGINRQSYIEDSGEDD; the protein is encoded by the exons ATGGACTCTCTGGAAAAGGCTGCCCTTGATGGGTCCCTCTTTGCCGGTCCCGCTCCTCCTTCACCAACCCGCTCGGCCTCTACCGCTTCGCCCCTCAACACGGACGACGAGCTTGGGTCTGATCTCGAGGACTCGCCAAACCAATCTACTTTTGAAGATGATCATCAGGAAGGTTCTGGAAAGAATTCCAATTCCTTTTTGGGGAAGTCCCGTCGATCGACGAAGGGAAAAGCGCAAGAGCAAGTAAAGCAGCGAATGGAGCATGATGGCCACCATACGGGTGTAAAAGGAGTCATTGATGATCGCAAAATGCACGACTCTAATGCCGCTGCTCAAAAACAATCACAGGCAACGGCTCGAGCCATCGGGCTTCAACGGAAGGCTTTGGTTGGCTTGACTATACATGAGGAGGCCGAGTTGGTAGCAAAGGATAAAAAGGAGGATGTGGGGGAAGATTCTGAGCTCGAAAACtggagaaagaagaggagagatCAGCTACAAAGAGAAAAAATAATGCAGCAGGAGGATGAATCGCAATGGGACAGACAGCGACAGGGTGATTTTGCGTATGGAGAATGGAATGCGGAGATGGGTATCCGACGGGGTGCTTTAAGAGAAATCTCTGAGCACAACTTTGTTGAGTCTGTCGAGAGAGAAGGCTGGGCCATCGTTTTGATCTATGAACCC GGGATACCACAGTGTAATGCCCTATCCGCCTCACTCCTCCATCTTTCACTCAACCTCCCGGTGTCCCTATCAATCGCTCTTTATCGTGCGCGTGCTTCTGCCATTGCCTTTTCTCTGCTACCTGCCTCTTCCTCAGCTACGACCAGCCTTGTCATTGATGATGAATTCCAGGTTAAAGAAGTAATGGACGAAGAACCGAAGAGACTTCCTGATCCTGATGTCTTACCTAGTCTTTTGGCGTACAAGGACGGTGAATTAGAGAAGACATGGATCAGGGTAGATTGGGACATTAGTGAAGATGGTGTTGAAGGCTTATTGCGAAG GGAAGGCATTTTACCACCGATCTCCAAACTGGGCATCAACAGACAGTCATACATCGAAGATTCCGGTGAGGATGACTGA
- a CDS encoding Hypothetical protein (Similar to SGTC gene model, INSD accession EAL22907.1; CNBA6760), with amino-acid sequence MAGDTYTPGDASKGAGIFKTRCAQCHTLGAGEPHKVGPNLHGLIGRKSGQAEGFSYTAANVNKGVTWYLENPKKYIPGTKMAFAGLKKAKDRNDLVAHLEEATK; translated from the exons ATGGCCGGTGACACTTACACTCCTG GTGACGCTTCTAAGGGTGCTGGTATCTTCAAG ACCCGATGCGCTCAATGTCACACCCTTGGTGCTGGTGAGCCCCACAAGGTCGGCCCTAACCTTCACGGTCTCATTGGCCGAAAGTCCGGTCAGGCTGAGGGTTTCTCTTACACCGCCGCCAACGTCAACAAGGGTGTTACTTGG TACCTTGAAAACCCCAAGAAGTACATTCCTG GTACCAAGATGGCGTTCGCCGGTCTCAAGAAGGCTAAGGACAGGAACGACCTCGTTGCCCACCTTGAGGAGGCT ACCAAGTAA
- a CDS encoding Recombinase, putative (Similar to TIGR gene model, INSD accession AAW41197.1) produces MSREQEQDPFVNQQGEEAEEEDFESLAPLLVAKLQEAGISAQDTKKLSDAGFHTVEAVAFTPKKTLCTIKGISEQKADKILAEACKMVPMGFTTATEIHSRRSELVHITTGSTGLDTILGGGIETGAITELYADMDTGEFRTGKSQLCHTLAVTCQLPVSMGGGEGKCLYIDTEGTFRPVRMLAVAERYGLDGEEVLDNIAYARAYNADHQLQLLVQASAMMAESRFSLLIVDSCTSLYRTDFSGRGELSARQMHLAKFLRTLMRLADEFGVAVVVTNQVVAQVDGGQFAVADAKKPIGGNIMAHASTTRLNLRKGRGTSRVCKIVDSPCLPEAEAIFAINPNGIGDPEELQE; encoded by the exons ATGTCAAGAGAACAAGAGCAAGACCCATTTGTCAACCAGCAGGGCGAAGAGgccgaggaggaagatTTCGAGTCTCTGGCACCTCTCCTGGTGGCCAAACTCCAG GAAGCGGGTATCTCTGCGCAAGATACGAAAAAGCTTTCAGATGCGGGTTTCCACACTGTGGAAGCAGTTGCGTTTACGCCCAAGAAGACTTTATGCACGATCAAGGGGATCAGCGAGCAAAAAGCGGACAAGATTCTTGCGGAAG CGTGTAAGATGGTGCCGATGGGATTTACGACGGCGACAGAGATCCATTCAAGACGGTCAGAGTTGGTACATATCACGACTGGTTCGACGGGGTTGGATACGATTTTGGGAGGTGGGATCGAGACGGGGGCCATCACCGAACTTTATG CTGATATGGATACAGGTGAATTCAGGACTGGGAAATCTCAGTTGTGTCATACGCTTGCTGTTACTTGTCAA CTCCCGGTATCgatgggtggtggtgagGGAAAATGTCTATACATTGATACGGAAGGCACGTTCCGACCTGTCCGTATGCTTGCCGTTGCCGAACGATATGGTCTTGATGGCGAAGAGGTGCTTGATAATATCGCGTACGCGAGGGCGTACAATGCCGATCACCAGTTACAGTTATTGGTACAGGCGAGTGCCATGATGGCCGAGTCGAG GTTCTCGCTTTTGATTGTCGATTCGTGTACGTCACTCTATCGAACAGATTTCTCGGGTCGAGGAGAGCTTTCCGCTAGACAAATGCATTTGGCAAAGTTTTTGAGAACATTGATGCGCTTGGCCGATGAG TTTGGTGTGGCTGTGGTTGTCACAAATCAGGTTGTTGCCCAGGTCGATGGTGGACAGTTTGCAGTCGCCGACGCCAAGAAGCCAAT TGGTGGTAATATCATGGCTCACGCGTCGACTACTCGACTCAATTTGCGAAAGGGCCGTGGAACATCGCGAGTGTGCAAGATTGTTGATAGCCCCTGTCTTCCGGAAGCCGAAGCCATCTTTGCCATCAA CCCCAATGGTATTGGAGATCCCGAAGAATTGCAAGAGTAA